GCCGATGATCTCCAGGAAGGTGAAAGCGAGTTGGAAGTGCTTACTGAACCGGGAAATTTCGAGGCCGTCAAGAAGGCCCTGGAGGATAAAGGATTTAATTACCTGCTGGCCGAAATCCAGATGCACCCCAAGAGCACGGTGCGCATCGAAGAGGAAAAATCCGCCCAACAGGTGCTAAAACTTATGGAAATGCTGGAGGACCATGACGACGTGCAACACGTCTTTGCTAATTTCGATATTCCCGATCAGATCATCGAGGCCTTAGGGTGAGCCTGATCGTGCTGGGGATCGATCCCGGTTCCCGGGTCACTGGTTATGGGGTGGTCGCCGAGGAGCAGGAGCACCTGCAGCATCTCAACAGCGGCCATATCAATCTTTCCACCCGACTGCCCCAGAGCCAGCGTTTGCTGCGCATCCATCAAAGGCTGATGGAGTTGCTTAAGACCCATAAACCCGGGGCGCTGGCAGTGGAAGAGGTCTTTTTAGCTCATAATGTGCAAAGCGCCCTGAAACTGGGGCAGGTGCGCGGAGTAGTGCTGTTGGCCGCAGCCCAGGCCGGGGTGCCGGTCTTTGAATATTCGGCCCTGGTGCTCAAAAAAGCCGTAGTGGGTTATGGGCAGGCCAGCAAGGCCCAGGT
The window above is part of the Deltaproteobacteria bacterium genome. Proteins encoded here:
- the ruvC gene encoding crossover junction endodeoxyribonuclease RuvC — encoded protein: MSLIVLGIDPGSRVTGYGVVAEEQEHLQHLNSGHINLSTRLPQSQRLLRIHQRLMELLKTHKPGALAVEEVFLAHNVQSALKLGQVRGVVLLAAAQAGVPVFEYSALVLKKAVVGYGQASKAQVKLMVEQLLGQPVTNHNAADALALSLCHLFHARQQRLFAGHTPV